Proteins encoded in a region of the Prunus persica cultivar Lovell chromosome G4, Prunus_persica_NCBIv2, whole genome shotgun sequence genome:
- the LOC18780913 gene encoding nuclear transcription factor Y subunit B-3, producing MERGGGGFHGYQKTSSGLKLSEINMRVAGMNQFSMQQGGKSTSSSTTNININNVVSNNNVVNHPTSSNGTTTTTDDNECVVREQDRFMPIANVIRIMRKILPPHAKISDDAKETIQECVSEYISFITGEANERCQREQRKTITAEDVLWAMSKLGFDDYIEPLTLYLHRYREMEGERGSGSSTTSVMRSDTSVKGAASSSSRAIDHHQYYAAAAAAAAFHHHHGHAFFGYLKPSDASTSTNNNINAAAAVAVAALPYCDQHQPHANDRA from the exons ATGGaacgaggaggaggaggtttcCATGGCTACCAAAAGACTAGCTCTG GGTTGAAACTATCAGAGATCAACATGAGGGTGGCAGGGATGAATCAATTCAGCATGCAGCAGGGGGGAAAGAGTACTAGCTCCTCTACCACCAATATCAATATCAATAATGTTGTTAGCAACAACAACGTCGTTAACCACCCCACCAGTAGTAATGgtactactactactactgATGATAACGAATGCGTGGTGAGAGAGCAAGACCGCTTCATGCCAATAGCCAATGTGATCAGAATCATGCGCAAGATCCTTCCCCCGCATGCCAAGATCTCAGACGATGCCAAGGAAACCATCCAGGAGTGTGTCTCCGAGTACATCAGCTTCATCACTGGGGAGGCCAACGAGCGTTGCCAGCGCGAGCAGCGCAAGACCATCACTGCTGAAGACGTCCTCTGGGCCATGAGCAAGCTCGGCTTCGACGACTACATTGAGCCCCTCACCCTCTATCTCCACCGCTACCGCGAGATGGAGGGGGAGCGTGGCTCTGgctcctccaccacctccGTCATGAGAAGCGATACCTCAGTGAAGGGTGCTGCTAGCAGCAGTAGCAGGGCAATAGATCACCACCAGTActatgctgctgctgctgcggcGGCTGCTTTTCATCATCACCATGGCCATGCCTTTTTTGGATACTTAAAGCCATCCGAtgcctccacctccaccaataataatatcaatgctgctgctgctgtcgCCGTGGCCGCTCTGCCATATTGTGATCAGCACCAGCCACATGCAAATGATCGAGCTTAA
- the LOC18780173 gene encoding acetyl-CoA acetyltransferase, cytosolic 1, which translates to MMSPSSSESIKPRDVCIVGVARTPMGGFLGSLSSVTATQLGSLAIRCALKRANLDPSLVQEVFFGNVLSANLGQAPARQAALGAGIPNSVICTTINKVCSSGMKATMLAAQTIQLGLNHIVVAGGMESMSNAPKYLPAARQGSRLGHDTIVDGMLKDGLWDVYNDFGMGVCAEMCADQHSISREEQDSYAIRSFERGTSAQDARLFAWEIVPVERPGGRGKPSLTVDKDDGLKTFDAAKLRKLRPSFKKNGGTVTAGNASLISDGAAALVLVSGEKARQLGLQVIAKIKGFSDAAQAPELFTTAPALAIPKAVSNAGLEASQIDYYEINEAFSVVALANQKLLGLNPEKVNVHGGAVSLGHPLGCSGARILVTLLGVLRHKKGRYGVGAICNGGGGASALVLELMSITRVARSSL; encoded by the exons atgatgTCTCCATCTTCTTCTGAATCTATTAAACCTCGAG ATGTTTGCATAGTGGGAGTCGCACGTACGCCCATGGGAGGATTCCTGGGTTCCCTCTCATCTGTCACAGCAACCCAACTTGGCTCTCTTGCTATTCGAT GCGCTCTTAAGAGAGCAAATTTGGATCCATCCCTTGTACAAGAGGTCTTCTTTGGGAATGTTCTGAGCGCCAATTTAGGCCAAGCTCCTGCAAGACAGGCTGCTTTGGGTGCAGGCATACCCAACTCTGTCATTTGCACTACTATCAACAAAGTCTGTTCTTCTGGCATGAAAG CCACAATGCTAGCTGCACAAACCATCCAGCTGGGTCTCAACCATATCGTTGTGGCTGGTGGCATGGAAAGCATGTCCAATGCACCTAAGTATCTACCTGCTGCCAG ACAGGGATCTCGATTAGGACATGATACTATTGTCGACGGCATGCTTAAAGATGGTCTTTGGGATGTCTATAATGACTTTGGAATGGGAGTTTGTGCTGAAATGTGTGCTGATCAACATTCCATTTCAAGGGAAGAGCAG GATTCTTATGCTATTCGAAGTTTTGAGCGTGGAACTTCTGCACAAGATGCTCGTCTCTTTGCATGGGAAATTGTTCCG GTTGAACGTCCTGGGGGACGAGGAAAGCCTTCTTTAACTGTTGACAAGGATGACGGTTTAAAAACA TTTGATGCGGCAAAATTAAGGAAGCTTCGACCAAGTTTTAAGAAGAATGGGGGTACTGTTACTGCTGGGAATGCTTCTCTCATAAG TGATGGTGCAGCTGCATTAGTGCTAGTGAGTGGGGAGAAGGCACGTCAACTTGGGTTACAAGTAATTGCTAAGATTAAGGGATTTTCTGATGCAGCCCAG GCACCTGAGTTATTTACAACTGCTCCAGCCCTTGCAATACCAAAGGCTGTTTCAAATGCTGGTTTGGAAGCTTCTCAAATTGATTACTATGAAATAAATGAAGCATTTTCT GTGGTCGCTCTTGCCAACCAAAAGCTGCTTGGCCTTAATCCT GAGAAAGTTAATGTCCATGGTGGAGCTGTATCTTTGGGACACCCGTTAGGATGCAGTGGAGCTCGTATCTTGGTCACTTTATTAGGG GTCCTGAGACATAAAAAGGGGAGATATGGGGTTGGTGCCATATGTAATGGAGGAGGGGGAGCATCTGCCCTTGTTCTTGAGCTCAT GTCAATTACAAGGGTGGCGCGTTCTTCGTTGTGA
- the LOC18778894 gene encoding trihelix transcription factor GTL1 has translation MEALTADRHIPNPAAFPEQIAPFPESTDHHLLFANPTALVHSPPQKLRPIRCSSGRCPAIELPDSAGNLGDGGPAHVGSGTWGDEGENESSSSPDEDGDEYLKTEGTERMKRKRKRRSRTGGRFERVEIFLESLIMKVMEKQEQMHKQLIEMIEKREKERIAREEAWKQQELDRMKRDEEIRAQETSRSLTLISFIQNFLGHEIQVPKPAPAPAPISVVPNYDHRCMDENGVADNGIQRDMMVMIKCDQTNRRWPEAEVQSLITLRAALEHKFRIAGNSKGPIWEEISLGMCDMGYNRSARKCKEKWENINKYFKRSMGTDKKRSANAKTCPYFQELELLHKSGLVSSEDGFKCTSNQNEAKIEKQDNSEKGVTE, from the exons ATGGAGGCGTTGACCGCCGACCGGCACATACCAAACCCAGCCGCCTTTCCAGAGCAGATAGCCCCATTCCCTGAGAGCACAGACCACCACCTTCTCTTCGCCAATCCAACGGCTCTGGTTCACTCGCCGCCCCAGAAGCTCCGTCCTATCAGGTGCAGCAGCGGCAGGTGTCCTGCAATCGAGCTCCCGGACAGCGCAGGAAACCTAGGTGATGGGGGTCCAGCACATGTCGGGTCGGGTACGTGGGGAGACGAGGGGGAGAACGAGTCCAG TTCGTCACCAGATGAAGATGGTGATGAGTATTTAAAAACAGAAGGTACAGAACGCATGAAGcggaagagaaagagaagatcGAGGACGGGAGGAAGGTTTGAAAGGGTTGAGATTTTTCTGGAAAGTCTGATAATGAAAGTGATGGAGAAGCAAGAGCAGATGCATAAGCAGTTGATAGAAATGATAGAAAAgagggagaaagaaagaatagcAAGAGAAGAAGCCTGGAAGCAGCAGGAGTTAGACAGAATGAAAAGGGATGAGGAGATAAGAGCCCAAGAGACATCTCGTAGCCTTACACTCATTTCCTTTATCCAGAATTTTTTGGGCCATGAAATTCAAGTCCCCAAACCAGCACCAGCACCAGCACCAATATCAGTAGTACCTAATTATGATCATCGATGCATGGACGAAAATGGGGTTGCAGACAATGGCATTCAGAGAGACatgatggtgatgatcaaGTGTGATCAAACTAATAGAAGATGGCCAGAAGCTGAAGTGCAATCCCTGATAACGCTGCGGGCTGCTTTGGAACACAAGTTTCGCATTGCGGGTAATTCCAAAGGACCCATATGGGAGGAGATATCTCTTGGTATGTGTGATATGGGCTACAACCGCTCAGCAAGGAAGTGTAAGGAGAAATGGGAAAACATCAACAAGTATTTCAAGAGGTCCATGGGAACTGACAAGAAGCGTTCTGCAAATGCTAAGACTTGCCCATATTTTCAGGAATTAGAGTTGCTCCATAAAAGTGGACTTGTAAGTTCAGAGGATGGTTTTAAATGCACAAGCAACCAGAACGAGGCTAAGATTGAAAAACAGGACAACAGTGAAAAAGGAGTAACAGAGTGA
- the LOC18778842 gene encoding sister chromatid cohesion protein PDS5 homolog A — translation MAQNLEQQLREVGSKLETPHSSKDALVKLLKQAASCLSELDQSPPASTLESMQPFLNAIVKPELLKHQDRDVKLLVATCICEITRITAPEAPYSDDVLKDIFHLIVGTFSGLKDTSGPSFGRRVVILETLAKYRSCVVMLDLECDDLVNEMFSTFFAVARDDHQETVLSSMQTIMIVLLEESEDLREDLLLVVLSILGRNRSDITVAARRLAMKVIEHCAGKLESGIKQFLISSMSGDNKSVNHQIDYHEVIYDVYCCAPQILSGVVPYLTGELLTDQLDTRLKAVSLVGDLFSLSGSTISEAFQPIFSEFLKRLTDRVVEVRMLVLQHVKSCMLSNPFRAEAPEIISALCDRLLDFEEKVRKQVVAVIYDVACHALNSIPLETIKLVAERLRDKSLLVKKYTMERLAEIYRVYCAKCSDGSILSSEFDWIPGKILRCFYDKDFRSDTIENVLCEFLFPTNFSVKDKVKHWVRVFSGFDKVEVKALEKILEQKQRLQQEMQKYLALRQMHQDGDAPEIQKKIIFCFRIMSRLFADPAKAEENFQFLDQLKDVNIWKILTNLVDPNTSFQQACTLRDDLLKILGEKHRLYDFLSTLSVKCSYLLFNKEHVKEILLEVAVHKSTADMKYKISCMNILVILARFSPLLLSGTEEELVNLLKDDDETIKEGVLNVLAKAGGTIREHLAVSSSSIDLILERLCLEGSRRQAKYAVHALAAITKDDGLKSLSVLYKRLVDMLEEKTHLPAVLQSLGCIAQTAMPVFETREKEIEEFIVEKILKCDNKSGDSKNVSWDDKSELCLLKIYGIKTLVKSYLPVKDAHVRPGSGIDGLLEILRNTLSCGEISKDIESSSVDKAHLRLASAKAVLHLSRHWNHKIPVDVFHLTLKTSEISFPQARKLFLNKVHQYIKDRLLDAKYACAFFFNIFGSKSPEFQEEKQNLADIIQMYHQTKARHLSMQSDANSLTAYPEYILPYLVHALAHHSCPNIDECKDVKAFEVIYRQLHLILSMLVHRDEDIKSESISNIEKEDISAIISIFQSIKCSEDICDSAKSKNSHAICDLGLSITKRLAPKENDLQGLPASVPLPSMLYKPYEKKEGDDSMATEGQTWLVDDNVLAHFESLKLETSETGFSEIAEDELLKDGERDGSEVPLGKIIKRIKSQNSKAKKVKKNKASSADAENAENSVDILKMVRDINLDNLEKPTKFEPSNGHENSPKKNLMDLKYQKGNKRKASDETSVSVPKRRRSSSTHSAFRSARSTLKSPLSASRDDPHNRKLVENTESDLLVSCIRKNATSSSQRKGRASDHGHNDEANEVGEASDRDEPNVLEADKDDPNSDFKFPAGSIKKRKRKSIPVLAKCKFKEGGKDVEDLIGCRIKVWWPMDKKFYEGTVKSYDTLKRKHVILYEDGDVEVLRLEKERWELIDKGRKPTKKFHSSKKSPSKELSPVQKSKGIGGSRQNKKSIKAVKGRRTPNKNLDKGVSKRNHWGSRDKEDSDVSNVEPTLTSKVDEMNSDTSEGEDVEKVDENVTDEGESDKEVKSVSKRKRLEDAEESPHHTEESDEENPDSEGRPAEDIQQDAQNGNEEEHHSEEKQADELSRGSREANEEDPSDSEGNQEKDDSAGSPIKQEKPHVEPSSPDDAGDPEISDDEPLSKWTDRVVKRGSRRAR, via the exons ATGGCCCAAAACCTTGAGCAGCAGCTCAGGGAGGTGGGATCGAAGCTCGAAACCCCTCATTCCTCCAAAGACGCTCTCGTGAAGCTCCTAAAG CAAGCTGCATCATGTCTTTCCGAGTTGGACCAATCACCTCCAGCATCTACATTGGAGTCAATGCAGCCTTTCCTTAATGCAATTGTCAAGCCAGAACTGTTGAAGCATCAAGATAGAGACGTCAAGCTTCTAGTTGCAACGTGTATTTGTGAGATAACACGGATTACTGCACCTGAAGCTCCTTATAGTGATGATGTGCTAAAG GatatatttcatttgattGTGGGCACTTTTAGTGGATTGAAAGATACAAGTGGTCCATCATTTGGTAGGAGAGTTGTCATTTTGGAGACTCTTGCGAAATATAGGTCATGTGTTGTAATGTTGGACCTTGAATGTGATGATCTGGTGAATGAAATGTTCAGTACATTTTTTGCCGTTGCcag AGATGATCACCAAGAAACTGTTCTATCATCGATGCAAACAATTATGATTGTTCTCTTAGAAGAGAGCGAGGATTTGCGAGAGGATCTTTTACTTGTTGTATTGTCTATATTAGGTCGGAATAGAAGT GATATTACTGTGGCTGCTAGGAGGCTTGCCATGAAAGTTATAGAACACTGTGCAGGAAAGCTTGAATCTGGCATTAAACAGTTCCTTATATCATCAATGTCAGGAGACAACAAGTCGGTGAATCATCAGATTGATTACCATGAAGTGATCTATGATGTATACTGTTGTGCTCCCCAAATCTTGTCAGGAGTCGTCCCTTACCTAACTGGAGAGCTACTG ACTGATCAGCTAGACACTCGTTTGAAAGCGGTTAGTTTAGTTGGAGATCTATTTTCTCTGTCCGGATCTACCATCTCTGAAGCATTTCAGCCAATCTTTTCAGAGTTCTTGAAGAGGTTGACTGATAGAGTTGTGGAGGTTCGCATGTTGGTCCTCCAACATGTGAAGAGCTGTATGCTGTCAAATCCTTTCAGAGCCGAAGCTCCCGAAATAATTT CTGCCCTCTGTGACCGGCTGTTGGACTTTGAAGAAAAAGTACGGAAGCAAGTTGTTGCTGTAATTTATGATGTGGCTTGTCATGCCCTTAATTCTATTCCACTGGAAACTATAAAACTTGTTGCAGAGCGCCTTCGAGACAAATCT TTACTTGTTAAAAAGTATACCATGGAGAGGCTAGCTGAGATATACAGGGTCTATTGCGCAAAGTGCTCTGATGGTTCAATCCTTTCCAGTGAATTTGATTGGATTCCTGGGAAGATTCTGAGATGTTTTTATGACAAAGATTTCAG ATCAgatacaattgaaaatgttctCTGTGAGTTCCTGTTCCCAACCAATTTTTCAGTCAAAGATAAAGTTAAACATTGGGTGAGGGTCTTCTCAGGATTTGATAAAGTTGAGGTAAAGGCTCTTGAGAAAATACTGGAGCAGAAGCAAAG GTTACAACAAGAGATGCAGAAGTATCTGGCACTTAGGCAGATGCATCAG GATGGTGATGCTCCTGagatccaaaaaaaaattattttttgtttccgTATAATGTCACGCTTGTTTGCTGACCCTGCAAAGGCTGAAGAGAATTTTCAGTTTCTTGATCAATTGAAAGATGTTAACATCTGGAAGATTTTAACGAATCTTGTTGATCCAAACACTAGCTTCCAGCAAGCTTGTACTCTACGG GATGATTTGCTTAAGATTCTGGGTGAAAAACACCGGCTGTATGATTTTCTTAGCACGCTCTCTGTGAAATGTTCATATCTACTTTTCAACAAGGAGCACGTGAAGGAAATTCTTCTGGAGGTTGCTGTACATAAATCTACTGCAGATATGAAATATAAGATATCTTGCATGAATATTTTGGTG ATTCTTGCACGCTTTAGTCCATTACTACTCAGTGGGACAGAAGAAGAACTGGTAAATTTGCTtaaagatgatgatgaaactATAAAAGAAGGGGTCTTGAATGTTTTAGCAAAGGCTGGTGGTACCATCCGGGAACATCTTGCAGTGTCATCAAG TTCCATAGACCTTATACTGGAGAGGCTGTGTTTGGAGGGCAGTCGACGACAGGCAAAGTATGCTGTACATGCCCTTGCAGCGATAACAAAGGATGATGGACTTAAATCGCTTTCTGTTTTATACAAG AGGCTTGTGGATATGCTGGAGGAGAAGACGCATTTGCCTGCTGTGCTACAATCTCTGGGATGTATAGCTCAGACTGCAATGCCAGTTTTTGAaacaagagagaaagaaattgaagagttTATAGTAGAAAAGATTCTAAAATGTGATAAT AAATCAGGTGATAGTAAAAATGTGTCGTGGGATGACAAAAGCGAGCTTTGTTTGCTAAAG ATATATGGGATAAAGACATTAGTGAAAAGCTACTTGCCTGTCAAAGATGCTCATGTTCGCCCTGGGTCTGGCATTGATGGTCTGCTGGAAATCTTAAGAAACACTCTTTCTTGTGGAGAAATATCGAAAGACATAGAATCAAG TTCAGTTGACAAGGCCCATTTGAGGCTTGCTTCGGCAAAGGCAGTTCTTCACCTGTCAAGGCACTGGAATCATAAAATACCAGTCGATGTCTTCCACTTAACCTTGAAGACTTCAGAG ATTAGTTTCCCTCAAGCTAGGAAACTATTCCTGAACAAAGTTCATCAATACATAAAGGACCGGCTTTTAGATGCAAAATATGCTTGTGCATTCTTTTTTAACATATTTGGATCAAAGTCACCGGAGTTCCAAGAG GAGAAACAGAATCTAGCTGACATTATTCAAATGTATCACCAAACAAAGGCGCGGCATCTCTCTATGCAATCTGATGCCAATTCCTTGACTGCTTATCCGGAGTACATCCTGCCATACTTGGTTCATGCCCTTGCTCATCATTCTTGTCCTAATATTGATGAATGCAAGGATGTCAAAGCATTTGAAGTGATATACCG GCAATTGCACTTAATTCTGTCTATGTTGGTGCATAGAGATGAAGATATCAAGTCAGAATCTATTAGCAACATTGAAAAGGAGGACATTTCTGCTATAATCTCTATCTTTCAAAGTATCAAGTGCTCTGAAGATATATGTGATTCAGCAAAGTCAAag AATTCACATGCTATTTGTGACCTTGGGCTATCAATTACCAAGCGCTTAGCCCCAAAGGAGAATGATTTACAAGGACTGCCTGCATCTGTTCCTCTGCCTTCTATGCTGTACAAACcatatgaaaagaaagaaggagatGACTCTATG GCCACTGAAGGGCAAACGTGGTTGGTTGATGACAATGTGCTGGCTCACTTTGAATCTCTTAAGTTAGAGACTAGTGAAACG GGGTTTTCAGAAATTGCAGAAGATGAGCTTTTGAAAGACGGTGAAAGAGATGGAAGTGAGGTGCCTTTAGGAAAAATTATTAAACGCATAAAATCTCAGAATTCCAAGGCTAAAAAGGTGAAAAAGAACAAGGCTTCATCAGCTGATGCAGAGAATGCTGAAAATAGTGTTGATATCTTGAAAATGGTCAGGGATATAAATTTGGATAATTTGGAAAAACCTACTAAATTTGAGCCAAGCAATGGTCATGAAAATTCtccaaaaaagaatttaatgGATCTAAAGTACCAAAAGggtaacaaaagaaaagctaGTGATGAAACATCTGTCTCAGTACCTAAACGGAGGAGGTCGTCATCCACTCACAGTGCTTTCAGATCAGCAAGGAGTACTTTAAAGTCTCCTTTAAGTGCTTCAAGGGACGATCCACATAAT AGAAAATTGGTTGAAAACACCGAGTCTGATTTGTTGGTATCATGCATCCGGAAGAATGCTACCTCCTCATCACAACGTAAAGGCAGAGCCTCTGACCATGGTCATAATGATGAGGCAAATGAAGTTGGAGAAGCTAGTGACCGTGAC GAGCCTAATGTGCTGGAGGCTGACAAGGATGACCCAAATAGTGACTTCAAGTTTCCTGCAGGATCCATcaagaagaggaaaagaaaaagtattcCTGTTTTGGCAAAG TGCAAATTCAAGGAAGGTGGAAAAGATGTTGAAGACTTGATTGGTTGCAGAATAAAAGTTTGGTGGCCAATGGATAAGAA ATTTTATGAAGGAACAGTGAAGTCTTATGATACGTTAAAGAGGAAGCATGTG ATACTATATGAGGATGGAGATGTAGAAGTACTTCGCTTAGAAAAGGAACGGTGGGAGCTCATTGACAAAGGTCGCAAGCCCACAAAG AAATTTCATTCGTCAAAGAAATCCCCTTCAAAAGAATT GTCACCTGTTCAAAAAAGTAAAGGCATAGGTGGTTCACGTCAGAACAAGAAATCAATTAAAGC AGTTAAAGGGAGAAGAACGCCGAATAAGAACTTGGACAAGGGCGTATCAAAGAGGAATCATTGGGGAAGTAGGGACAAAGAGGATTCTGATGTGTCGAATGTTGAGCCCACCCTTACATCTAAAGTTGATGAAATGAACTCGG ATACTTCAGAAGGAGAGGATGTTGAAAAAGTGGATGAAAATGTGACAGATGAGGGGGAATCTGACAAGGAAGTGAAGTCAGTTTCCAAAAGAAAACGATTGGAAGATGCAGAAGAAAGTCCACATCACACTGAGGAATCCGATGAAGAGAATCCTGATTCTGAAGGGAGGCCTGCTGAAGATATACAGCaagatgctcaaaatggcaaTGAGGAGGAACATCATTCAGAAGAGAAACAAGCAGATGAACTCAGCAGAGGCTCAAGAGAGGCTAATGAGGAAGATCCTTCAGATTCTGAAGGGAATCAAGAAAAAGATGACAGTGCTGGTAGCCCCATAAAACAGGAGAAACCCCATGTAGAGCCTTCGAGTCCTGATGATGCTGGGGATCCCGAAATTTCTGATGATGAGCCTCTT AGCAAGTGGACGGATCGAGTAGTGAAGAGGGGTTCAAGGCGAGCACGATAA
- the LOC109948582 gene encoding tRNA (guanine(9)-N1)-methyltransferase encodes MEGRDNEEKGPEAEEGRNYCRGLSKSAQKKLLKQQKWEAKKAEKKALEKEQKKREGERKRKEWEERLASVSEEERGKLIESRKSLRKERMEQRSEERERNTERLSRAKECGQKIVIDLEFSHLMTPAEINSLVQQIMYCYAVNKRCREPGHLWLTGCKGEMGTQLKRLPGFDNWIIEKEDRSYMEALEDEKQNLVYLTADSENVVDDLDSSKIYIVGGLVDRNRWKGITMKKAEEQGIQTAKLPIANYLNMSSSQVLTVNQVIEILLKFLETKNWKDSFFQVIPQRKRCQADSEQSQQVKGGENGIDSEEKNDQFESKKQCAQDSTSQAPSHD; translated from the exons ATGGAGGGCAGAGATAATGAGGAAAAAGGGCCCGAAGCGGAAGAAGGTAGGAACTACTGCAGAGGACTGTCGAAGAGCGCACAGAAGAAGCTGTTAAAGCAGCAGAAATGGGAAGCGAAGAAGGCAGAGAAGAAAGCTCTGGAAAAAGagcagaagaagagagaggggGAGCGGAAGCGGAAGGAATGGGAGGAGAGATTGGCGAGCGTTAGCGAAGAGGAGAGGGGGAAGCTGATAGAGTCGAGGAAGAGTTTAAGGAAGGAGAGGATGGAGCAGAGgtcagaggagagagagagaaacacagAGAGACTGAGCAGAGCCAAAGAGTGCGGACAGAAGATTGTGATCGATCTCGAATTCTCTCACCTCATGACCCCAGCCGAGATCAACAGCCTCGTTCAACAG ATTATGTATTGTTACGCGGTGAATAAAAGATGCAGGGAGCCGGGTCATCTATGGTTGACGGGGTGCAAGGGAGAGATGGGTACGCAACTGAAGAGGCTCCCGGGGTTTGATAATTGGATTatagagaaggaagatcgatcGTACATGGAAGCTTTGGAGGATGAAAAGCAAAATCTGGTATATCTGACAGCTGATTCAGAAAATGTGGTTGATGATCTTGATTCAAGCAAGATATACATTGTTGGGGGGCTGGTGGATCGGAATCGGTGGAAAGGGATCACCATGAAGAAAGCAGAGGAGCAGGGCATTCAAACGGCAAAGCTTCCCATAGCCAACTACTTAAACATGTCCTCTTCCCAG GTGCTGACTGTGAATCAAGTGATAGAGATTCTGCTCAAGTTTTTGGAAACAAAGAATTGGAAGGACTCTTTCTTCCAAGTGATTcctcaaagaaaaagatgcCAAGCGGATTCAGAGCAATCTCAACAAGTGAAAGGGGGAGAAAATGGAATTGACAGTGAAGAGAAAAATGATCAATTTGAAAGCAAAAAACAGTGTGCTCAAGACTCAACAAGTCAAGCCCCTTCCCATGATTAA
- the LOC18778578 gene encoding DNA oxidative demethylase ALKBH2 produces the protein MSLRKLKVSVTVGGEATNPSPNNESENKAKRQTLVLGNGSEVVFVPRFVSFDQAWTWFDYLHTHIPWTRPTIRVFGRSCLQPRDTCYVASPGLPQLVYSGYQPHAYSWDDHPPLKQILEAVHKALPGSSFNSLILNRYKGGNDYVGWHSDDEKLYGSTPEIASLSLGCEREFFLKKKPSKTCQQSRDDQEPKSKRLKRNHADQHSFTLKHGSLLVMRGYTQRDWMHSVPKRTKVEATRINLTFRWVLEDPGAMS, from the exons ATGAGTTTGAGGAAGTTGAAGGTGTCGGTGACGGTGGGTGGTGAAGCGACGAACCCAAGCCCTAATAATGAGAGTGAGAATAAGGCGAAAAGACAGACGCTAGTTCTGGGCAATGGAAGCGAAGTTGTGTTCGTCCCAAGGTTCGTTAGCTTCGATCAGGCTTGGACATGGTTCGATTACCTCCACACCCATATCCCCTGGACCAGACCCACCATTCGCGTCTTCGGTCGTTCCTGCCtccag CCTAGAGATACATGTTATGTAGCAAGCCCAGGGCTCCCTCAATTGGTTTACAGCGGCTACCAGCCTCATGCCTATTCATGGGATGATCATCCACCACTTAAGCAAATCTTGGAAGCG GTCCATAAAGCTCTTCCTGGCAGCAGTTTTAATAGCTTGATCTTAAATAGGTATAAAGGTGGTAATGACTATGTTGGTTGGCATTCTGATGATGAGAAGCTTTATGGATCAACTCCTGAAATCGCGTCCTTATCCCTTGGATGCGAACGTGAGTTCTTCTTGAAGAAGAAACCCAGTAAAACATGCCAAC AAAGCAGAGATGATCAAGAACCTAAAAGTAAGCGATTAAAGAGGAACCATGCTGATCAGCACTCTTTCACACTTAAGCATGGATCGCTATTGGTGATGAGAGGTTACACTCAAAGGGATTGGATGCATTCGGTGCCTAAGCGGACAAAGGTAGAGGCAACTCGTATCAACCTCACATTCAG ATGGGTTCTTGAAGACCCTGGTGCGATGAGTTAA
- the LOC18778678 gene encoding protein C2-DOMAIN ABA-RELATED 11 — MGDSLGLLKVTVVQGKRLVIRDFKSSDPYVVVKLGNQVAKTKVINSCLNPVWNEELSFFLNEPIGVLNLEVFDKDFLKTDDKMGHAHVSLQPIVSAARLRQILRVSSGETTLRKVVPDSDNCLVRESCITCVDGEVVQSVWLRLCDVESGEIELKIKLTDAPDPDATSG; from the exons ATGGGAGATTCATTGGGTTTGCTAAAAGTTACAGTCGTGCAAGGGAAAAGACTGGTAATCCGGGATTTTAAGAGCAGCGATCCTTATGTTGTTGTCAAATTGGGAAATCAG GTGGCGAAAACCAAGGTTATCAACAGTTGCCTTAATCCTGTTTGGAATGAAGAGCTAAGCTTCTTCCTTAACGAACCTATTGGAGTTCTAAATTTG GAAGTGTTTGATAAAGATTTTCTGAAGACAGATGATAAGATGGGACATGCTCACGTCAGTCTGCAGCCAATAGTCTCTGCTGCTAGATTGAGACAGATTTTACGAGTTTCTTCTGGCGAGACAACATTAAGGAAGGTTGTCCCAGATAGTGACAACTGCCTAGTTAGGGAAAGCTGTATTACTTGTGTAGATGGTGAGGTGGTGCAGAGTGTTTGGTTGAGGCTTTGCGACGTCGAGTCAGGGGAAATAGAATTGAAAATCAAGTTAACTGATGCACCAGATCCAGATGCAACCTCAGGGTAG
- the LOC109948489 gene encoding uncharacterized protein LOC109948489, translated as MDQGTATVLLFLVVVAIIFFLPLAMGPVHPPSFPVLLIFPVVLGAIWAFLNHATKIISHRVVWSGRICNCHTRDSLG; from the exons ATGGATCAGGGCACTGCTACAGTTTTGCTGTTTTTGGTGGTGGttgccatcatcttctttctgcCTTTGGCGATGGGTCCTGTTCATCCGCCCTCCTTTCCTGTGCTCCTGATCTTCCCTGTTGTTCTAGGAGCAATCTGGGCATTCCTTAATCATGCAACCAA AATCATATCACACAGGGTTGTCTGGTCTGGTCGCATATGTAACTGTCACACCAGAGATTCCCTTGGTTAG